In Runella sp. SP2, the genomic window TTGGGTTGAATCAGAGACGGGTAAGGCTTTGAAAGCTGACGTAGGGACTTCGTAAGTCTTGACTTTTTTTGCTTCATTTAGTACCAATTTTGAAGCACCTTCCCAATAGGCAGTATCTCGGTAGATAAACCATTCGTTATTTTGTTGCCAGTTGAACTGACCAGCAGTGAAGTTGCGTTTGTAAAAATCAAAAATGTTGTAAAAACAAAAATAGGAAAGAACCGCAAAGAAAAGTGTCATAGAAGTAACTACAAGAAAGCTTTGTCGCTTAGATTGCAGCCACGGAATAAGATACATGTACGAAACGACCAGCACCACAACCGAATGAACCCGATAACGATTGATGTGCATAAGAATGTCGTCACGATGCACCCGAGCGGTGGTTAATAATAAGCCAGTGAGGATAATAAATGTTAAAACTCCCACAATGAAAATCCGATAACGACTAAGTGTTTTATCCGTATCGGGTGATTTTTGGAGAAAGCTGACAAATACTTTGTAAAGCAAAAATAGATAAAGACAAGTAATCAAAATCCCAGCTACAATAGACCAATAATCATCGGAAGCGAGGTTTTTAGGCCATTGTTCGCTCCAGTTGAGCGCCGAACCTGTAAATACAAAAAAGTTAATGACTACATATAGTGGATGTTCGAGAAGATGTGAAAGTGGGTTGTTGCGGGTTTGGTAATGAACGTAATCCGAAAAATACATCGCCATTACAAGCCCAATTGCACCCATCCAAAAAGCGGTGTCTTTCCATCTTTTTTGCAAACAAAGAAGCAGGAGTCCTACCCCCCAAATGAGCATTCCGTTGCCAAAGGTATAAGTACAAAGAAGGGCGCTACCGATAGCTAACCAAAAATTGACAGGCTTAGAGGTAGAAAGCCAGTGAATGGTGAGAATGGCAAAAAACGCCACTGAATTGTAGGCCAACGTAGCCGCAGGCCATAACACACCATCGAACGAATAAGACGGTTGAAACACAATGAGGGCAGCAGGAAGCAGGAAATGGACAGGTAGGTTGGCCCGACGTAATTGTCGGTAAACAATGTAAAGTATCCCTACCAAAGAAAGATTTCCAATGAGGATAATGAGATAAAAAGAAACGCTACCCGTAAGTAAATACTGACCCAATACCACAAAACGCGTATAAAACAGCCTGTGTTCAACAAACTGAGCCGTTAGCAGGCTCCATTTGTCGTAGAGTGTGTGAGCATTGGTAAGGTAGTTCGTCAAGAAGTGGAGAATCAAATCAAAGTCATCTCCTTGAGGAAGATCCACGGCGAAATACCCAATAAAAATGCCAAAAACAGAGATAATGGCTATCAATGATAGCCACACGTAAAGAGGTTTCATATTACTTCTTTCGCTGTTTCACTAATGTCATTATCTCCTCAGAAGTACGGAACGTCTTAGACCCTTTTTGAATTTTGGTACGAATAAATTTAGGCCGCTTCTTCGTTTCTTCAAAAATCTTGCTGATGTATTCTCCTAAAAATGAGATTCCTAAGAGCGTCAATCCTCCGAAAAGTACAATCAAAATAATGACCGTTGTGAACCCTTGAGGGGTGTCGGGGGCAAAGAAATATTTGGCTAAAATCTGATAGAAAATCCCAAGAATAGACAAGCCCGTGAGCATAAAACCAGCGTAACTCATGAGTTCGAGTGGAGCGAAGCTAAAGGAAAAAATCGCTTTCTTAGCCCACCAAATGTTTTTCCGCCAGTTGTTGGTACTTACCCCAAACATTCGCTCAGGACGAACGTAGTCAACGCCCGTTTGTTTGAACCCAACCCATGCCCGTAAGCCGCGTAAAAACTGTTCGGTTTCAGGTAATGCGACGAGTTCTTTGACAACCTTGCGGTCAATCATCGAGAAGTCGCCTGCATCGCGTGGGATAGGAACGTAGCTTAGGTTTTGGAATACTTTGTAAAACGTTTTATAGAAAAAATGAATATGGGGTTTCATTTCCCGCTGCACGCGCACGCCATAAACGACATCGAAGCCTGTGCTCCATTTTTCATAAAACTGAGGGATAATCTCAGGCGGGTCTTGTAAATCACCGTCCATCAACACCACCGCGTCGCCCGTGGAGATTTCCATGCCGCTCAAAAAGGCAGATTGCGACCCAAAATTACGCGAGTGAGTAATTCCAATCACGTTAGGGTCACGTTGACAAATGGCATTAATAACTTCCTCTTGGTTATCGGGTGAAGCATCGTTGACAAAGATAATTTCGTAACGAACCTTCATTTCATTGAACGTCTTCACCAATCGGTCGTACATAAACGGAATCGCTTGGGCATCTTTGTAACACGCAATGATAGCCGTAATGACGGGGTTTAGCTTAGGGTTTTGGAAAGCAGGAAGTACATTTTCTTCATAGTTACTTGCCACTTGCCAGTCGCGGTACTTGGTCAACCCTTCGCTGAGTGGCGTGTGTGCTTTCCAGCCCAAATCGCGCTCGGCGGCGGTAGGGTCGCCGTACCATTCGGCCAAGTCCCAGCCACGGTTGGGCATACTTCCCCAAACGGGCGCGTCGGTCAGTTGAAAGGCCGTGCGTGTCGTATCGACCAATTCGCGCATGGTCGTTTTTTGACCCGTCCCGATGTTGTACGAATTTCCTGAAATCGACGAATTGACTTTCAACGCGGCGTCAATAAAAGCCTCAACGCAATCGTCCACATAGACAAAATCGCGGCTAATATCGGGCGAAACGAGCGGAGGGTATTTATCTTTACGTGCTTCCTCAATCAAGCGTGGAATTAAGCGATCAGGCTCTTCCCAGGCACCATAAATGGAATAAAGGCGTAAATTAAGTGCTTTTCGTTGGTGAACCTTTGCATAAAACTCAATAAGATAAGCAGCCGAAACTTTTGAAACAGCATAATGACTATTGGGTTTTACGGGGTCAGTTTCTTTGGGTGCCGAGCAGTTGAAACCATACTCAGAACTACTCCCTGCGTGGATATAAACGGTTTCATCGGTACATTTTTCGAGAATATTTACCGTTCCGATGACGTTGGTCTCATAAATGAGATTGACGTTTTTTTGTTTACTGTAAGCTCCGTACGCAGCAAGGTTGAAAATGGTACGCGGCTTGTATTTGTCAAAAATCTCTTCTACCGAATGGTCAGATAAAATATCGCAGTGAACGATGTTTTCAAACGGCACATTCAAAAGCTTTAAGCGCCAAGCTTTGGTGGCATCGTGAGTGAGTGCATACACATCTTGACGCACGCTATAAATGTCTTTGAACAAGTTGGCTCCGATGAAACCACTCGCCCCAAATACAAAAATGGGGCCTTTGAGCTGTTGTATTTTGTCTTTGTACACCAAAACGGTATTAGTTTGTCTGCTCATTGTTTAATTCAACTCTCAATACTTCCTCAATTTCAATCAAAAGCGAAATAGAAGTGTATTTGGAAGCGTTCCATACCAAATCTAAATCAACATTTAGATAATCGTGGATTAATCTATCCCTAAAACCAGCCATTTGTTTCCATTTAATTGAAGGGTATTTTTCCCTCAATTCCATAGAAACGCGCTTGGTAGCTTCTCCCATTACTTCAAACTGCCTAATGCAAGCATCTTGTATCATGCGTTGCTGCATAAACTGTTCAAGACTGACTTCTTCTGTGTATTCAATGATTGTTAGAAGACATCCTTGAATGTGTTCAAGATAGAGTAAATCACTTTTCATAAATGAATACAATATCTTGGTTTATATTTTTTTGAACGCGTTGGTTTGACGACTTTAAAGCATTTTCAGTTACTAAATCCACTTTTGTGTTTAAAAGAACTTCTAAGTCATCCCAAATTTCCATGAATTGAAACAAGTCAATAGGTGTTCCTAGGTTTATTAGTAAGTCTAAATCGCTATTATTTGTATTTTCACCACGAGCCACAGAACCAAATACCCCAATTTTAGTCGGTTTATAGGGCATTAAGTAATTGATGATTGCAGTATTTTGTTCTTGGGTCGTCATGTCAGCTATAATGTCTAATTGCGATTTTGAAGAATCGTAATAATCGTGTCTAGCTTGGTTTCTACGTTTTCGAGCCTGTTTTCTACGTTTTCGAGTCTATTCTCTACATTGTCAAAGCGCTTTTCTAGGGTTTCAAAACGGGCTGTAAGTTCGGCTAACTGGACTTCAAACTCACTTTGTTTGCGCAGTAGGAACTGAATATCATCGCTATTTTGCTGGATTCCTCTTAGGCATAGCTTAACGGCTTCTTCGAGGCGTTTTATTTGTAAAGACAATCGCTCAAGTTTGGCCGAATGTTCTTCTAAAATCGCCGTATGTTCGTCTTGCTTGATGGCAAATTCGGCAATCAAAAGTTCTAATTGGTCAAGGCGTTCACGTTCAGTCATGACAATAAATAGGTTTGTTGTACGTCTGAGACGGCCGTAGCGTACAAATCGTCACTCATCGGCAAGTAGTGCCATTCCATGCGGTTTTCCATGTACGAAACCCCTTTACCTTTAATGGTATGCGCAATAATTACTTTTGGTATCCCATTTTTGCGGGTTTGAAGCGCCGCGATTTGTTCGATTAGTTCGGCAGGATTATGGCCGTTGACTTCGACTACGTCAAAACCAATCGCGCGCCATTTGACGGCATCGGCCGAATCGCCCAAAATTTCGTTGGTATAACCAAAGCCTTGAAGACCGTTGCGATCAATCAGTACAATTAAGTTATCTAATCCTTTTTGGATGGCATAATGCGCTGCTTCCCAAGTGGTTCCTTCGTTGGTTTCTCCATCCGACATCAAAACGAAGGAGATTCCATCATTTTCAGAAAGTTTGTTGGCTTGTGCAATGCCTGTGGCAATAGGAAGCCCGTGACCTAGTGAACCTGTGGCAAACGGAATGCCTGCATGTTTGTTAGGGGCAGGGTGGGCTGGAAGGGTAGTGCCGTCTTGATAAAACGTGTCTAAGATTTCGTCCGAAATTTCACCCAAATGATTCAGCGTCACGTACAAAGCCGCTGCCGCGTGGCCTTTGGACAAAATAAAAGAATCTTGCGGACGCTTGTGATGAACCAACGACCCAATGAGCAAGTCAATACAACTCAACGAGCACCCGATATGGCCCGCATTGGCTTTTTTGTATAGACCCAACACCTTCAAACGAAGTTCGCCGCTGAGTTTTAAATAATCTGTTGCGAGAGCTTGTGTTTCGACCATTAGTATCGTTTTCCTTTCAAGTCAATGAGTTCAATTAGCTGCCCGTCAGCTTTCTTCAATCGTATCTTATTCACGTTGACGGTATCCAACTTTTGCACAAAGATACGGTCTTTTGGTAGATACAGGTTAAAATATTGCGCATCGACCACCGAATATGGCAAATAAGTGCGGTCCATTGGGTTATCAAAATGCGCCATGGGAGCCGGCAAAAATACCGTATCTCCCTTCTGATAAAGCACTTTCGCTTTTTGCGCGGCGGCATAGTGAGGGTTGGGCTCGCGAGGAGTGTTTCGGTAGTTGTATTTTATTGAACGGTCGGCGTAAATTGTTTGAAGTGTTTGTATCACAAAATACAATTGAATACCCAAAATGGCAGAGACAACCCACTTAATCGTCGTTTTTGACTCCCACAATTGCCACAAAACAATACTCGCTAAAATAGTCACGTAAGGAAACGAAAAACCCGAATAGCGCTGCATCAGGCCATAGGTATGACCGCTTCGGACGGCATTAAAAATCAAAAATGCGGTAGGGATAATGCCAATAATAACCAAAAACCAAAGGTAGCTTTTGGCGAAATTTTTTGTTCGCAAAATCAACGTTTGAACAGCCAAATAGGTCATAAACAAAGCCATCGATAGCGACCAAAAACCCAACGTATAGTCTTGGTATAAAGCTGCACTTGCGGCAAGAATGACCACTGAGGCAATGACCAACCATTGAGCAAACGGGTGTTTTTTCTGCGAAAAATGATAAGTAACCATCAGCAATACACCGATGAGCGTTGCTAATATCATGTTTTTTTTGCCTGCCAGATGCTCCGTCAATCCATTCGTAAACACCCATAAATCGCTAAACATGGGGATACTTTTCTGGACTACATTTCCAAAAGTAGCAGGAAGAATAATGCCGTATGGATTATTATACGGTCGGTTGAGCGCACATTCTAAATACACTTTGGTCTGGTGATTGAGGCTAAAAAGCGTGTTTTGCCCGCCACCATAAATAAACCACCACGCTAAAGTTGCAACGGCAAAAGCACCCGAAAAACTGAATGCAATCCAGCTCTTGAGTTTACGGACGCAGCAAAGCACGTACAAACCATGAGCAAGTAATACCGACGCCACTAGAAAATGGGAATACAATCCCAGAAAGGCTGTGATTGCGTAACCAGCATACCATTTTAACGAAGGCTTGTTGGTGTTGTCAGCTTCCAAGGCACGGAGAAATAAGTAGGAAGCCAATAACGTAAGAAAAAACGTGAGGGAATAATTGCGCGCTTGCTGGCTGTAAGCCACAAAAAAAGGCTCAATGGCCGCCAAAGCAGCAGCGGTGAAGGCCAAACGCTCTGATTGAAAAAAGCGGCTGGTGAAAATAAACAATAGCCAGACTGTCAGGACGCTAAACAGGACGGACATCATTCGGGCTGAGAAATCCGAAATCCCGAAAACCTTCATCCAATGATGGAGCAGAAAATAATAAAACGGACTATTGCCAATGTCGCTGCGCGTCATGGCTTCGTAGTAGTCGGGAATTTTCTTTTCGTGCCAAAACTCTTCGTTGGTAAAGACCAATTTCCCTTTGTCAAAAACATCTTTTTGATTGGCTCCGTCAAGCACAATCCCTTGACTCACCACCATCGTTGATTTTTCATCGAAAAAAATACCGTGGGCATCGAGGTGATAAAGCCGTAAGCCAAGCGCCACTACAAGAATGACAAGAAGCAAAAAAGGGCTATAACTACTAGAAGAGGTAGAATGTCGTTGATAGAATGTCATAGTTGATAAATAGGCGCACAAATTTACTGAAAAAGATTTGGAACGAATGCTTTTGAGTTATTTACTTTGCATTTAAAAGTACTTTTAATTTAAAAAAACAAAAGCCATGAAAAATCCAATTATACACTGGTGGATTGCCGTCGCGTTTTTTTCCTATTTATATTACAACCAAGAGCAAGGCTACAATACTGTCGTTTTTACAGTAATATTAACAGCACTGGTTTTACAAACACGCCCTACTCTGAAGACTCAAACAAACTGGTGGAAAAGTGCTGCGTTACAGTTGTTGGCCGCCGTTGGAGTAGCTTGGCACGGGCTTGGTTGGGGAAGTTTTTTGTACGTAATTTCTTTTTTTGTCTTTGTGGGCTTTACAATGGCTCCGCAAAGTACGGTCTTTGGTGCTTGGCTCAATGGGATTTTGAGCTCAATGGTGGTGGAGTTAGTTGGCTCTTTTGCTTCAATCAAGGCCGAAATAAAGGAGCTTTTTGCTCCGCTTCGACAGCATTATGGCCGAATAAAGCCTTCTATTTATCTTATGCCATTGTTGATAACAATCGGTTTTTATGGATTATACTGTTGGGCAAATCCCGCTTTTTGGGTTGATTTTTCGTGGGCAGCCTTTGAGATAGACTTTTGGTTGGTCGGGTTTGTACTGATGGGGTTGATTGGACTTTGTCCTCTTTTCTTTTTTGGAAGTGGCAAGTTGCCATTCACCGAATCGGTTTATCAAGAGAAAGTAGTACGGACAAAAAGCTCCAATCACCGTGCAGGAATCATTGCCCTAAAATACGAAAACCGACAGGGAGTTATCTTGTTTTTTATGCTCAATTTGCTCATTGTGATTTTTCTCCTCTTCAATGTGGCGCAGTTATTGCTTCCAAGTTTGCAGCAAGTCAAAGGGTTTTCGCAACAAGTTCACGAAGGTTTTAATGCCTTATTGGTGAGTATTGTGTCAGCGATGGCCCTGATTGTCTATTACTTTCGGGCTAACCAAAATTTTTATGCTCAAAATCGGCGTTTGTTGCAGTTGGCTTTTGTTTGGATTGTCCTCAACGCCGCCCTTGGGCTTTTTACTTGTTATAAAAACAGTTTGTATGTGGTGGCTTTTGGGTTAACTTTCAAGCGAATCGGTGTATATTTTGCCCTTGTAATGACCTTTGGCGGGCTGGTATTGACTTTCATTAAAATTAAATGGACAAAATCGACCGCCTATTTGGTTCGGCAAACAATGTGGGTGGTTTATCTAACAATTACCTTTTACTGCTTGTTTGACTGGAGTCGCATAATTACGTGGTACAATCTTACGTATGCGCAGGAACTTGACATGGACTATATTCAAACACTTGGGCCTACAAGATTGCCGTTGTTACAAGCCAAAGTTTTAGAAAATGATATTCGATTAGCACACTATAAACACCAAATACAGTCCGAAATTCAGACCCGCAAACAGGTACGGTGGGTCTTTGCTGATTGGCAATCGCGCAATTGGGACGACGAATGGCTCAGAAAAACATTGAAATAATGTTAGTCTTCCTTTGATAAATTACAGTATTTGGATAAGTGTTACTGCTTTTCCATATTTGACAAAAATTTTAAAAACCCAATCGTTTCTATCAGTATGAGTTTTCAAATCAAAGAACAACCCACTGTTTATGACGTCTGTATCGTGGGTTCAGGCGCGGGTGGTGGTATGGCTGCCAAGGTATTGGCGGAATCGGGAGCGAAAGTGGCTTTGCTAGAAGCGGGACCTTGGTATGATCCAGCGGATCCCAAATACATTACCCAGCTTAAAAACCCGTGGGAATCGCCGCGCCGTGGGGCTAGTACGCATCGCCCATTTGGTGATTTTGATGCTGCATGGGGAGGTTGGGAGCTTGAAGGTGAGCCATATACGCGCAAAAGCGGTACACAATTCGACTGGTTCCGTTCGCGGATGCTTGGAGGACGTACCAACCACTGGGGACGGATTTCACTTCGCTTTGGGCCACTAGATTTTAAACGCAAAGATGTGGATGGCTTAGGCGATAACTGGCCAATCGGGTACGATGATGTGAAGCCATATTATGACAAAGTGGATCGTCTTGTGGGGGTTTTTGGGAGTGTAGAAAACATCCCTAACGAACCAGATGGTATCTTTTTACCGCCACCTAAACCACGTTTGCACGAGCTTTTCCTTAAACAAGCGGGTAAAAAAGTTAACATTCCTGTGATTCCGTCGCGTTTGTCGATTTTGACAAAACCGATTAACAATGAGCGGGGACAATGTTTCTACTGTTCACAATGTAGCCGTGGTTGCCAAGCGTATGCCGACTTTTCGTCGTCTTCAGTTTTGGTAAAACCTGCCGTGAAAACAGGAAATGTAACGGTATTTACCAACGCAATGGCGCGTGAAGTAATCACCAACCAAGATGGGATTGCAACGGGTGTATCTTACGTTGACAAGCAGAATTTGCAAGAATACACAGTGCGCGCCAAAATCGTTGTACTAGCGGCTAGTGCTTGTGAATCAGCGCGTTTGTTGATGAACTCTAAATCATCTCGCCACACAAAAGGTTTGGGTAACTCAAGCGGTGTTTTGGGTAAATATCTTCACGATTCAACAGGTGCAGGTCGCAGTGCGTTCTTGCCGCATTTGGTGGATAGAAAGCGCTATAACGAAGATGGCGTAGGAGGTATGCACGTTTACACGCCTTGGTGGCTGAATGATAAAAAACTAGATTTTCCGCGTGGTTACCACATCGAGTACGGTGGCGGTATGGGAATGCCAGGCTATGGTTTCGGTTTTGGTATGGAAAACATGAACGGAAAGTATCCAGGCAAAGATGGTAACAAAAAACCTGCGGGTGGATATGGTCTCTCGTTGAAAGAAGATTATCGTCACTTCTACGGTGCTAACTTCGGTATGGCAGGACGTGGAGAGGCAATTGCTCGCGAAGACAACTACTGCGAAATTGACCCGAACGTTGTCGATAAATACGGCATACCAGTACTTCGATTCAACTA contains:
- a CDS encoding NAD-dependent epimerase/dehydratase family protein is translated as MSRQTNTVLVYKDKIQQLKGPIFVFGASGFIGANLFKDIYSVRQDVYALTHDATKAWRLKLLNVPFENIVHCDILSDHSVEEIFDKYKPRTIFNLAAYGAYSKQKNVNLIYETNVIGTVNILEKCTDETVYIHAGSSSEYGFNCSAPKETDPVKPNSHYAVSKVSAAYLIEFYAKVHQRKALNLRLYSIYGAWEEPDRLIPRLIEEARKDKYPPLVSPDISRDFVYVDDCVEAFIDAALKVNSSISGNSYNIGTGQKTTMRELVDTTRTAFQLTDAPVWGSMPNRGWDLAEWYGDPTAAERDLGWKAHTPLSEGLTKYRDWQVASNYEENVLPAFQNPKLNPVITAIIACYKDAQAIPFMYDRLVKTFNEMKVRYEIIFVNDASPDNQEEVINAICQRDPNVIGITHSRNFGSQSAFLSGMEISTGDAVVLMDGDLQDPPEIIPQFYEKWSTGFDVVYGVRVQREMKPHIHFFYKTFYKVFQNLSYVPIPRDAGDFSMIDRKVVKELVALPETEQFLRGLRAWVGFKQTGVDYVRPERMFGVSTNNWRKNIWWAKKAIFSFSFAPLELMSYAGFMLTGLSILGIFYQILAKYFFAPDTPQGFTTVIILIVLFGGLTLLGISFLGEYISKIFEETKKRPKFIRTKIQKGSKTFRTSEEIMTLVKQRKK
- a CDS encoding DUF86 domain-containing protein; translation: MKSDLLYLEHIQGCLLTIIEYTEEVSLEQFMQQRMIQDACIRQFEVMGEATKRVSMELREKYPSIKWKQMAGFRDRLIHDYLNVDLDLVWNASKYTSISLLIEIEEVLRVELNNEQTN
- a CDS encoding nucleotidyltransferase family protein — its product is MTTQEQNTAIINYLMPYKPTKIGVFGSVARGENTNNSDLDLLINLGTPIDLFQFMEIWDDLEVLLNTKVDLVTENALKSSNQRVQKNINQDIVFIYEK
- a CDS encoding transketolase — its product is MVETQALATDYLKLSGELRLKVLGLYKKANAGHIGCSLSCIDLLIGSLVHHKRPQDSFILSKGHAAAALYVTLNHLGEISDEILDTFYQDGTTLPAHPAPNKHAGIPFATGSLGHGLPIATGIAQANKLSENDGISFVLMSDGETNEGTTWEAAHYAIQKGLDNLIVLIDRNGLQGFGYTNEILGDSADAVKWRAIGFDVVEVNGHNPAELIEQIAALQTRKNGIPKVIIAHTIKGKGVSYMENRMEWHYLPMSDDLYATAVSDVQQTYLLS
- a CDS encoding glycosyltransferase family 39 protein codes for the protein MTFYQRHSTSSSSYSPFLLLVILVVALGLRLYHLDAHGIFFDEKSTMVVSQGIVLDGANQKDVFDKGKLVFTNEEFWHEKKIPDYYEAMTRSDIGNSPFYYFLLHHWMKVFGISDFSARMMSVLFSVLTVWLLFIFTSRFFQSERLAFTAAALAAIEPFFVAYSQQARNYSLTFFLTLLASYLFLRALEADNTNKPSLKWYAGYAITAFLGLYSHFLVASVLLAHGLYVLCCVRKLKSWIAFSFSGAFAVATLAWWFIYGGGQNTLFSLNHQTKVYLECALNRPYNNPYGIILPATFGNVVQKSIPMFSDLWVFTNGLTEHLAGKKNMILATLIGVLLMVTYHFSQKKHPFAQWLVIASVVILAASAALYQDYTLGFWSLSMALFMTYLAVQTLILRTKNFAKSYLWFLVIIGIIPTAFLIFNAVRSGHTYGLMQRYSGFSFPYVTILASIVLWQLWESKTTIKWVVSAILGIQLYFVIQTLQTIYADRSIKYNYRNTPREPNPHYAAAQKAKVLYQKGDTVFLPAPMAHFDNPMDRTYLPYSVVDAQYFNLYLPKDRIFVQKLDTVNVNKIRLKKADGQLIELIDLKGKRY
- a CDS encoding DUF4173 domain-containing protein; protein product: MKNPIIHWWIAVAFFSYLYYNQEQGYNTVVFTVILTALVLQTRPTLKTQTNWWKSAALQLLAAVGVAWHGLGWGSFLYVISFFVFVGFTMAPQSTVFGAWLNGILSSMVVELVGSFASIKAEIKELFAPLRQHYGRIKPSIYLMPLLITIGFYGLYCWANPAFWVDFSWAAFEIDFWLVGFVLMGLIGLCPLFFFGSGKLPFTESVYQEKVVRTKSSNHRAGIIALKYENRQGVILFFMLNLLIVIFLLFNVAQLLLPSLQQVKGFSQQVHEGFNALLVSIVSAMALIVYYFRANQNFYAQNRRLLQLAFVWIVLNAALGLFTCYKNSLYVVAFGLTFKRIGVYFALVMTFGGLVLTFIKIKWTKSTAYLVRQTMWVVYLTITFYCLFDWSRIITWYNLTYAQELDMDYIQTLGPTRLPLLQAKVLENDIRLAHYKHQIQSEIQTRKQVRWVFADWQSRNWDDEWLRKTLK
- a CDS encoding GMC family oxidoreductase, with translation MSFQIKEQPTVYDVCIVGSGAGGGMAAKVLAESGAKVALLEAGPWYDPADPKYITQLKNPWESPRRGASTHRPFGDFDAAWGGWELEGEPYTRKSGTQFDWFRSRMLGGRTNHWGRISLRFGPLDFKRKDVDGLGDNWPIGYDDVKPYYDKVDRLVGVFGSVENIPNEPDGIFLPPPKPRLHELFLKQAGKKVNIPVIPSRLSILTKPINNERGQCFYCSQCSRGCQAYADFSSSSVLVKPAVKTGNVTVFTNAMAREVITNQDGIATGVSYVDKQNLQEYTVRAKIVVLAASACESARLLMNSKSSRHTKGLGNSSGVLGKYLHDSTGAGRSAFLPHLVDRKRYNEDGVGGMHVYTPWWLNDKKLDFPRGYHIEYGGGMGMPGYGFGFGMENMNGKYPGKDGNKKPAGGYGLSLKEDYRHFYGANFGMAGRGEAIAREDNYCEIDPNVVDKYGIPVLRFNYKWSEHEIKQAKHMQDTFEEIITAMGGIPTGPKPGPESNYGLAAPGRIIHEVGTTRMGDDPSKSVTNRYSQLHDSRNVFVVDAGTFVSQADKNPTWTILALSMRASEYIIDQRKKANL